In Anaerolineae bacterium, the following proteins share a genomic window:
- a CDS encoding tetratricopeptide repeat protein — MAPAEDLTKAREEYWRGDPDRAADLLERYLEEVPRDVEARLLLARCYSRMRLGEEAVAELEDVLEDEPDNAEAHALRGAEHYFADELDEAQEELDRALELDPDNVEARVRLAQVHVDLKEHEEAEAELAEAERRAGEDEDLLALVRMGQVYLAMQRRESDVALELISQNEHLWEGRPYVAATVRSNQAIIHARRRDYAQARELLVDALDLDPYFHMARGLLGQIAVLQKDYDLAADQLLQVVENSKEVSGQIYYALATSLAALGRHEEANRYYAAALDFGLKGFPALTAKLAVLLPDMRLRLVLLGVVLALVAHLAFHAFAPFAALAVVAAVGVLGWQIVRGGR; from the coding sequence ATGGCTCCGGCCGAGGACTTGACCAAGGCAAGAGAGGAGTACTGGCGGGGCGACCCCGACCGGGCGGCCGATCTGCTGGAGCGCTATCTGGAGGAAGTGCCGAGGGACGTCGAGGCCCGCCTCCTGTTGGCCCGCTGCTACAGTCGGATGCGCCTGGGCGAGGAGGCTGTCGCCGAACTGGAAGACGTGCTTGAGGACGAGCCCGACAACGCCGAAGCTCACGCCTTGCGGGGCGCGGAGCACTACTTCGCCGATGAGCTGGACGAGGCCCAGGAGGAGCTTGACCGTGCCCTCGAGCTCGATCCAGACAATGTAGAAGCTCGCGTCCGCCTGGCCCAGGTGCACGTGGACCTCAAGGAGCACGAAGAGGCGGAGGCGGAACTGGCGGAAGCCGAGCGGCGGGCAGGCGAGGACGAGGATCTGCTGGCCCTGGTGCGGATGGGACAGGTCTACCTGGCCATGCAGCGTCGGGAGAGCGATGTAGCGCTGGAGCTCATATCCCAGAACGAGCACCTGTGGGAGGGCCGGCCCTATGTTGCCGCCACGGTGCGCTCCAACCAAGCCATCATCCACGCCCGTCGCCGGGACTATGCTCAGGCGCGCGAATTGTTGGTGGATGCGCTCGACCTCGACCCTTACTTCCATATGGCTCGCGGCCTGCTGGGGCAGATCGCCGTTCTGCAGAAGGACTACGACCTGGCGGCGGATCAGTTGCTCCAGGTGGTCGAGAACAGCAAGGAAGTGAGCGGGCAGATCTACTACGCCCTGGCTACCAGTCTGGCGGCCCTGGGGCGACACGAGGAAGCCAATCGGTACTATGCCGCCGCTCTCGACTTCGGGCTCAAGGGCTTTCCCGCCCTGACGGCCAAGCTGGCCGTCTTGCTGCCCGACATGAGGTTGCGGTTGGTGCTCCTGGGCGTGGTGCTGGCTTTGGTCGCCCACCTGGCGTTCCACGCCTTCGCTCCTTTCGCAGCTCTGGCGGTGGTGGCGGCGGTGGGCGTGCTGGGATGGCAGATAGTCCGCGGTGGTAGGTAG
- a CDS encoding argininosuccinate synthase, with protein MRGKQQVRKVVLAYSGGLDTSVIIPWLRENYDCEVIAYTADVGQGDDLEGLREKAIRTGASKIYIDDLREEFVRDFILPTVQAGAVYERKYLLGTSFARPIIAKHQVMVAEKEGADAVAHGATGKGNDQVRFELTYKALNPRLKVIAPWREWDLSSREDCLQYAAERGIPVQATAKKIYSRDGNLWHLSHEGGDLEDPWSEPDEGMFMRTVAPEAAPDTPEYLVVDFEKGVPVALDGERVGLVALVEKLNEIGGRHGVGRCDMVENRLVGMKSRGVYETPGGTLLLTAHRELESLVLDRETMHYKDVVAQRYAELVYYGLWYSPLKEALDAFVAKTQEKMTGSVRLKLYKGNAWPVGRRSPFSLYREDFATFGRDDVYDQTDAKGFINLFGLPLQVRALLAADGLAEGLPQPDYTQFKRD; from the coding sequence ATGCGAGGCAAACAGCAGGTACGCAAGGTGGTTCTGGCCTACTCGGGCGGGCTGGATACGTCCGTCATCATCCCTTGGCTGCGAGAGAACTACGATTGTGAGGTGATCGCCTACACGGCCGATGTGGGGCAGGGCGACGATCTGGAGGGGCTGCGGGAGAAGGCCATCAGGACCGGGGCCAGCAAGATATACATTGACGACCTGCGCGAGGAGTTCGTGCGGGACTTCATCCTGCCCACCGTCCAGGCCGGCGCAGTCTACGAGCGCAAGTACCTGCTGGGGACCTCGTTCGCCCGGCCCATCATCGCCAAGCACCAGGTCATGGTGGCGGAGAAGGAAGGCGCGGACGCGGTGGCGCATGGCGCCACAGGGAAGGGGAACGACCAGGTACGGTTCGAGCTCACCTACAAGGCTCTCAACCCGCGGCTCAAGGTAATTGCGCCGTGGCGCGAGTGGGACCTGAGCTCCCGCGAGGACTGCCTGCAATACGCAGCCGAGCGCGGGATTCCGGTCCAGGCCACGGCCAAGAAGATCTATAGCCGGGACGGCAACCTGTGGCACCTGAGCCACGAGGGAGGCGATCTGGAGGATCCGTGGTCTGAGCCCGACGAAGGGATGTTCATGCGCACCGTGGCTCCTGAGGCCGCGCCCGACACGCCGGAGTACCTGGTGGTGGACTTCGAGAAGGGCGTGCCCGTGGCCCTGGACGGGGAGCGGGTAGGGCTGGTGGCCCTGGTGGAGAAGCTCAATGAGATCGGAGGCCGGCACGGGGTGGGCCGCTGCGACATGGTGGAGAACCGGCTGGTGGGCATGAAGTCCCGAGGCGTGTATGAGACGCCCGGCGGCACGCTGCTGCTGACGGCGCACCGGGAGCTGGAGAGCCTAGTGTTGGACCGAGAGACCATGCACTACAAGGACGTGGTGGCACAGCGATACGCTGAGCTGGTCTACTACGGGCTATGGTATTCGCCCCTGAAGGAGGCGCTGGATGCCTTCGTGGCCAAGACCCAGGAGAAGATGACGGGCTCGGTCAGGCTGAAGCTGTACAAGGGCAATGCCTGGCCCGTAGGCCGGCGCTCGCCGTTCAGCCTCTACCGCGAAGACTTCGCCACCTTCGGCCGCGACGACGTGTACGATCAGACGGATGCCAAGGGGTTCATCAACCTGTTCGGCCTGCCTCTGCAAGTCAGGGCGCTTCTGGCGGCTGACGGCCTCGCCGAGGGCCTGCCCCAACCCGATTACACCCAGTTCAAGCGCGACTGA